The following are encoded in a window of Syngnathoides biaculeatus isolate LvHL_M chromosome 3, ASM1980259v1, whole genome shotgun sequence genomic DNA:
- the si:dkey-56m19.5 gene encoding proteoglycan 4, whose product MGGKLSKKKKGYDVSDPKEKKDEAAAPAASAEESGKVDDAAPLTEAHVTTESGNVEEEAVESAVLVTEAGETAEQSKSDPPEEQAVGPEEPVLIKEEPAPVPEEPVSVEKEADPVLEQTVTINEEAVSVPEEPAIVKEEAAPVTEPIIVKEEVAPIQKDPAPVSEEQATLKEEAAPEAPATITPESSLVLEEVASIPKEPVASTEEVAPVQEEATAVLEEPTATPEEEVPVLEEPAAGSEATSPLPEEATIKEAVTTGAEPESAAAPEPIEESSPSKETVKKPHVDPASPEEPRKEPEPNLVTLTEAEDISEVTAPPPFVQELEPLTEPVIEQETISETEIDQTTKPEPESVTENDPEPEQEVDTEEPRAEEQGQEDEPYPTVATDDSTERKTGDAEEINNKCMPSNDESDGPDVAEPAGSDVSVEESVENVPCPESAVETKMENGDTEDVTEVAALPIVNGEHTEECVNGMEKSVESPMKKLSDLELKTDVNLSGDAQEDPEAVPDIVEALSIEVTEEV is encoded by the coding sequence ATGGGAGGGAAActgagcaagaagaagaagggctATGATGTGAGTgatcccaaagaaaaaaaagatgaagctgCAGCACCAGCTGCGAGTGCTGAGGAGTCTGGTAAAGTGGATGATGCAGCACCACTCACAGAAGCTCATGTAACAACTGAATCAGGCAACGTGGAAGAGGAAGCTGTTGAATCAGCTGTACTAGTAACCGAAGCGGGGGAAACTGCTGAACAGTCCAAATCTGATCCACCTGAAGAACAAGCAGTAGGACCAGAAGAACCAGTCCTAATCAAGGAAGAACCAGCTCCAGTTCCAGAAGAACCAGTCTCAGTTGAGAAAGAAGCAGATCCAGTTCTAGAACAGACAGTCACAATCAATGAAGAAGCTGTTTCTGTTCCAGAAGAACCAGCcattgtcaaggaagaagctGCTCCAGTTACAGAACCCATCATAGTCAAAGAAGAGGTAGCGCCAATTCAAAAAGATCCAGCTCCAGTATCAGAAGAACAGGCCACACTCAAAGAGGAAGCAGCACCAGAGGCACCAGCCACAATTACACCAGAATCCTCTTTAGTACTAGAAGAAGTGGCTTCAATACCAAAGGAACCAGTTGCAAGCACAGAGGAAGTCGCTCCAGTTCAAGAGGAAGCAACTGCAGTATTAGAAGAACCTACTGCAACACCAGAGGAGGAAGTTCCAGTTCTAGAAGAACCTGCTGCAGGATCTGAGGCAACGTCACCATTACCAGAGGAAGCTACAATCAAAGAGGCTGTAACAACTGGGGCAGAACCAGAGTCTGCAGCTGCACCCGAACCTATCGAAGAATCTTCTCCATCTAAAGAAACTGTGAAAAAACCTCACGTGGATCCTGCCAGTCCAGAGGAGCCACGCAAAGAGCCAGAACCTAATCTAGTGACTCTTACAGAGGCCGAGGACATTTCAGAGGTGACAGCCCCACCTCCATTTGTTCAGGAACTTGAACCGCTGACTGAACCTGTAATAGAGCAAGAGACAATTTCGGAGACTGAAATTGACCAGACAACAAAACCTGAGCCAGAATCAGTGACTGAGAATGACCCAGAGCCAGAACAGGAGGTTGACACAGAGGAACCTCGAGCTGAAGAACAAGGTCAAGAAGATGAGCCATATCCAACAGTGGCCACAGATGACAGCACGGAACGTAAGACTGGGGATGCTGAGgaaatcaacaacaaatgtaTGCCTTCAAATGACGAATCAGATGGACCAGACGTAGCAGAACCTGCAGGATCTGATGTAAGTGTTGAAGAGTCAGTGGAAAATGTGCCTTGCCCAGAGAGTGCGGTGGAAACAAAGATGGAAAACGGGGATACGGAGGACGTGACGGAAGTAGCGGCTCTCCCGATTGTGAATGGAGAGCACACAGAGGAATGTGTTAATGGTATGGAGAAGTCAGTGGAGTCACCTATGAAGAAGCTGAGTGACTTGGAGCTGAAAACGGACGTTAACCTGAGCGGGGATGCCCAGGAAGACCCAGAGGCCGTCCCTGACATTGTTGAGGCTTTGAGTATTGAGGTCACTGAGGAAGTCtga